CCAACAGCGAGCGCCTATCCCGGCGATTGACGCTCAGGACAGCCGCGTCACTCCCGGCAGCTCGCAGGCGTAGATCGCGTTGCGCAGCGCTGCGATGGCTTCGTACCGGGTGAAGCTGCGGCGCCAGGCCAGCGACACGCGGCGGCTCGGCGGCGTGCCGGAGAAGGGGATGTACTTCACGTGCGGTGCGTCGTCGTCCATGCGGCGTGTCTTGAGCTTGGGCACGAAGGCGGTCTTGGGAACCGACAGGCGCGGCACCAGGGTCACGCCCATGCCGGCGGCCACCATGTGCTTGATGGTCTCCAGCGACGATCCCTCGAAGCTCTTGCGGATGCCTTCGGTATTGCTGGAGAAGCGGGCGAACTCGGGGCACACCTCGAGCACGTGGTCGCGGAAGCAATGGCCGGTACCCAGCAGCAGCATGGTTTCGCCCTTGATCTCTTCGGCGGACACGCTGTCGCGCTGCGACAGCGGGTGGGTGCTCGGCACCGCCGCATAAAAGGGCTCGTCGTAGAGCGCGGCGGTGGCCAGGCCGGTATCGGGGAACGGTTCGGCGACGATCGCGCAGTCGATCTCGCCGGTTCGCAGCATTTCGAGCAGCTTGACGGTGAAGTTCTCCTGCAGCATCAGCGGCATCTGCGGCGTGCGGCTGAGCGACTGGCGCACCAGATCGGGCAGCAGGTAGGGGCCGATGGTGTAGATGATGCCCAGCGTCAGCGCGCCTGCCAGCGGGTCCTTGCCGCGCTTGGCGATTTCCTTGATGCCCGCCGCCTGCTCCAGCACGCTCTGCGCCTGGCGCACGATTTCCTCACCGAGCGAGGTGACTGCGACTTCGTTGGCGCTGCGCTCGAAAAGTTTCACCTCCAGCTCGTCTTCCAGTTTGCGGATCGCGACCGACAACGTCGGCTGCGACACATAGCAGGCTTCCGCGGCCTTGCCGAAGTGCTTTTCGCGTGCGACGGCGACGATGTATTTGAGTTCGGTGAGCGTCATGTAGGCGCGGATCATACGCAGCGCCGGCGCCGGCGCCATCTCCGCGGCCATTCAGGCCTTCAGGAATTCCGCACGGGTTCCCAGCCAACGTGCCACGTGGCGGGCCGCCAGCGCCGGGTCGTGGCGCAGCATCCGGGGAGCGAGATCGCGCGCCCAGGCGAGCAGGTCGGCGTCGGTTTCCAGGTCGGCGAAGCGCAGCAGCGCCGCGCCAGACTGCCGCGCGCCCAGAAATTCGCCCGGCCCGCGAATCTCCAGGTCGCGCCGCGCGATCTCGAAACCGTCGGAGGTTTCGGCCATGGCGCGCAGCCGCTCGCGCGCCGCCTCGCTCACCCGCCCGCCCTCGTTGGGCGCGTACAGCAGCACACAGGCCGACGCCGCCGCGCCGCGCCCCACCCGGCCGCGCAGCTGGTGCAGCTGCGACAAGCCGAACCGCTCGGCGTGTTCGATCACCATGAGCGAGGCGTTGGGCACGTCCACGCCGACCTCGATCACCGTCGTGCTCACCAGCACCCCCATGCGGCCGGCGCTGAACTCGGCCATCACCGCCTTCTTTTCGGCCGGCGGCATGCGCGAATGCAACAGGCCGATCACCGTGCCCGGCAGCGCGGCCTGCAGGTCGGCGTGGGTCTGCGTGGCGTTGACCAGGTCGACCGCCTCGCTCTCCTCGATCAACGGGCACACCCAGTACACCTGCCGGCCCTGCGCCAGCTGCGCCGAGATACGCGCCACCACCTCGTCGCGCCGGCTGTCGGCCACCAGCTTGGTGACCACCGGCGTGCGGCCCGGCGGCAGTTCGTCGAGCGTGGACACGTCGAGGTCAGCGTAATAGCTCATGGCCAGCGTGCGCGGGATCGGCGTGGCGGTCATCATCAGCAGATGCGGCTCGCGCGGCATGCCGTCGATTTCGCCGCCGGCCTTTTCGCGCAGCGCCAGCCGCTGCGCCACGCCGAAGCGGTGCTGTTCGTCGATCACCGCCAGGGCCAAACTGCTGAAGACGACCGGGCCCTGGATGACGGCGTGCGTGCCCACCACCAGCGCCGCCTCACCGCTGGCCACCAGCGCCAGCGCCGCCGTGCGCTCCTTCTTTTTCTGTGCGCCGGTAAGCCAGGCAACCTGCCGGCCGCGCTCGGCGAGCAGTGGCTGCAGCCAGCCGACGAGTTTCTCGAAATGCTGCGAGGCGAGAATTTCGGTCGGTGCCATCAGGGCGCACTGGTGCCCGGCCTCGATGCAGATGCAGG
The nucleotide sequence above comes from Xylophilus sp. GOD-11R. Encoded proteins:
- the recG gene encoding ATP-dependent DNA helicase RecG; translation: MPAPPPAASARKVLSPAQQAMRKLGLVRDIDLALHLPLRYEDETRIVRIADTRNGDQAQVEGTVIHSDVLLQGRRQLKVLIDDGSDTLELRFFTFYPSHRQALAEGRQVRVRGEVRGGFIGRTMLHPGFGPVEAPLPEALTPVYPASAQLPQAYVRRAVRSALGRVDLSETLPARADPYPHGAGPYEPPWTLADALHFLHHPPADVALATLEDRSHPAWRRLKAEELLAQQLSQLEARRARDRLRAPLLPTATDASALPSRLLAALPFDLTAAQRRVVEEIAADMARPADGGQAHPMHRLLQGDVGAGKTVVAAMAACICIEAGHQCALMAPTEILASQHFEKLVGWLQPLLAERGRQVAWLTGAQKKKERTAALALVASGEAALVVGTHAVIQGPVVFSSLALAVIDEQHRFGVAQRLALREKAGGEIDGMPREPHLLMMTATPIPRTLAMSYYADLDVSTLDELPPGRTPVVTKLVADSRRDEVVARISAQLAQGRQVYWVCPLIEESEAVDLVNATQTHADLQAALPGTVIGLLHSRMPPAEKKAVMAEFSAGRMGVLVSTTVIEVGVDVPNASLMVIEHAERFGLSQLHQLRGRVGRGAAASACVLLYAPNEGGRVSEAARERLRAMAETSDGFEIARRDLEIRGPGEFLGARQSGAALLRFADLETDADLLAWARDLAPRMLRHDPALAARHVARWLGTRAEFLKA
- a CDS encoding LysR substrate-binding domain-containing protein — protein: MTLTELKYIVAVAREKHFGKAAEACYVSQPTLSVAIRKLEDELEVKLFERSANEVAVTSLGEEIVRQAQSVLEQAAGIKEIAKRGKDPLAGALTLGIIYTIGPYLLPDLVRQSLSRTPQMPLMLQENFTVKLLEMLRTGEIDCAIVAEPFPDTGLATAALYDEPFYAAVPSTHPLSQRDSVSAEEIKGETMLLLGTGHCFRDHVLEVCPEFARFSSNTEGIRKSFEGSSLETIKHMVAAGMGVTLVPRLSVPKTAFVPKLKTRRMDDDAPHVKYIPFSGTPPSRRVSLAWRRSFTRYEAIAALRNAIYACELPGVTRLS